A segment of the Micromonospora sediminicola genome:
GGCGGCGAGGGCGGTGGCGAGGCGACGGGACACGGGGACCTCCGCGGGGTGGGCGTCGGGACGGGTGACAACCCGGGATCTCCGGATTTCGACAAGTGTCGATCAATTGGGTGACGGGGGGCGATGGCGCGGGAAACGGCTCGCTGACATCCGCCCAAACAGACGAATGCCCCCGGGCCGCCGTGGCGGTCCGGGGGCATCCGGTGGGGATCAGCGGACGAAGCGCGGCAGGCTCGCCGGGCTCTCGTTCGCCAGCCGGTCCAGCGCGGTCACGTAGTAGGTGTACCGGGTGCCGGCGGCCGCCGTGGTGTCCACCCAGGACTGGGTGGCGCCGTCGGTGGCCCGGACGGTGCCGACCAGGTGGGAGGCGTCGGCGAAGTCGCAGCGACCGGCCAGACCGAGGCCGTCGAACCGGTAGATCGCGTACGACGTGGCGGTGCCGAGCGGGCCCCTGCCGTCGGCCGGCTGTCGCCAGCTCAGCCGCACCCCGTCCGCCTCCCGCTGGGCCCTGGTGACCACCGGGAACAGCAGCGGCTTGTGCGGCAGGTGGGTCATCGTGGGCACCAGTGCCGGGCGGGAGTAGTGCTCGGCGGCGTAGATGTCGGTGGCGCCGAGCCGGTTGGCCCGGACCTGCACCGCCGAGAAGTGCACGTTGCCGAGCACCTCCGGGTAGGACCGGTTCAACGTCAGGTGGTTCGACAGTTCCTGCGGGTTCATCCAGAACGACCCGTACGCCGGCTCACCGCTCTTGTAGTCGGCCTGGCCGATGTAGAGCTGGACGCGGGTGCCGCGCACCTGCTCGGCCCACCACGGCACCAGCCGGGCGTAGTCGGCCGCCGGGTACTGGCCGATGTACCAGTAGAGCTGCGGCACGACGTAGTCGATCCACTCCTCCTTGATCCACTTGCGGGTGTCGGCGGAGATGATGTCGTACGACTGCGAGCCGGTGGTGTCCGAGCCGTTCGGGTCGGCCGAGGCGTTGCGCCAGATCCCGAACGGGCTGGCCCCGAACTTCACCCACGGCTTGGCCGCCTTGATCTTGGCATTCATCTCCTGCATCAGCAGGTTGATGTTGTCCCGCCGCCAGTCGGCCTTGTCGGTGAAGCCGCGGTTGTACTGCGCGAACGTGGCGTCGTCCGGCACCTGCCAGGTGCCGCTCGGGTACGGGTAGAAGTAGTCGTCGAAGTGCACGCCGTCGACGTCGTACCGCGTGACCGCGTCCATCATCGCGGTCTGGACGAACTCGCGGACCTCGGGGATGCCGGGGTTGTAGTAGAGCCGGCTGCCGGCGACGCCGGCGGGCGGGTAGGCGAAGACCCAGTCGGGGTGCTGCCGGGCCGGGCTGTTCGGCGCCAGCTTCGACAGGTCGGCGCCGGCGCCGCCGGGCGCGGGCATGGAGACCCGGTACGGGTTGAACCAGGCGTGGAACTCCAGGTTCCGCTTGTGCGACTCGGCGACCAGGAAGGCCAGCGGGTCCCAGCCCGGGTCCTGGCCGCGCACCCCGGTCAGGTACTCCGACCACGGCTCGTACGGCGAGGGCCAGAACGCGTCCGCGGTCGGGCGGACCTGGACCACGACGGCGTTGTGGTTGAGCTTCTGGGCCAGGTCGAGCCAGGCCAGGTATTCGGCCTTCTGCTTGGCGACCTGGTCCGGCGCGGTCCAGGAGTCCTTGCTGGGCCAGTCGATGTTCGTCACCGAGGCGATCCACATGGCCCGGAACTGCCGCTTCGGCGTGGCCGGGTTCGTGACGCAGTCGGTGGAGGTCGTGTCGGTGGAGGTGGGCGCCGGCGCGGCCTGCGCCGGGCTGCCGGCGACCAGCGCGCCGAGCAGCGCCGCGGCCAGCGCGGCGGCTCCCAGCCGAGTTGCCTTCATGCGGTGCGGTCCCTTCGTCGGGTCCGGTGGGACGGCAAGATTCGCCGCGTGACTCAAGTCACCGGTAGAAAACTTTCATCAATCCGTACGCGGCGCAAGACCTCCGCGCCGGATCGATGCGTCCGGTCCGGCCGGCGGCTCCCGGTGAGCCCCGCCACGTTTCGCATCGTGACCGAACCGACACTCCTGGTGCTGGATTGGGCAGGGGGAGGGCTGGGTAGCTTGGCCGGTCACGGACCGCCACCGAGGTGGTCACACCGTGGGGGAGGTGATCCATGTCAGTCCTGCGGACCAAGCCGATCCAGGACGTGCTCGCCCAGGGTGACGCCGACGGCAGCGACGGCAAGCCCGGGCTGCGCCGCAGGCTCGGCTCGTTCGACCTGATGGGCTTCGGCATCGGGATCGTGATCGGCACCGGCATCTTCACGCTGACCGGCATCGAGGCGAAGAACAGCGCCGGCCCGGGTGTGGTGATCTCCTTCGGCATCGCCGGGGTGGTCGCGCTGCTCGCCGCGCTCTGCTACGCCGAGCTGGCCGCCAGCGTGCCGACCGCCGGCAGCGCCTACACCTACGCGTACGCGACCATGGGCGAGATCGTCGCCTGGATCATCGGCTGGGACCTGCTGCTGGAGTTCGCGCTCGGCGCGGCGGTGGTGGCCCGGGGCTGGTCCGGCTACCTCGCCGACCTCGTCGGCCTGCCCAGCGCCTGGTTCGCCGAGGAGGGCAGCATCGTCAACCTCGGCGCGATCGCCATCGTGCTGGTGCTCGGCGCGATCGGCATCGTCGGCATCCGGGAGTCCGCCCGGGTGACCAACCTGCTGGTCCTGGTGAAGGTGGCGATCTGTGCCTTCATCATCATCGCCGGGCTGTTCTTCGTGAAGGCGGCCAACCTCAGCCCGTTCGTCCCGTCCAGCGAGCCGGCCGGCGCCGGCGAGGACGGGATCCGGCAGCCGGTGACCCAGGCCATCTTCGGGATGGAACCCTCCGTCTTCGGCTTCGCCGGCGTGCTCACCGCCGCCGCCGTGGTGTTCTTCGCGTACACCGGGTTCGAGGCCGTGGCGAACCTGGGTGAGGAGACCCGCAAGCCCAAGCGGGACCTGCCGCTGGGCCTGCTCGGCACGCTGCTGATCTCCACCGTGCTCTACATCGGCGTCTCGCTGGTCGTCGTCGGCATGGTCAAGTACACCGAGATCGACGAGGGCGCGCCGATCGCGTCCGCGTTCAAGGCGGCCGGCGCCGGATGGGCCGCGGTGCTCGTCTCCATCGCCGCGATCGCCGGCCTGACCAGCGTGATCCTGGTCGACCTGGTGGCCATGGGCCGGATCGGCTTCGCCATCGCCCGGGACGGGCTCATCCCGCCCTCGATCGCCAAGGTGCACCCGCGCTGGGGCACCCCGTACCGGATCTCCGCGATCATGACCGTGGGGGTCGCGCTGCTCGCCGGCTTCCTGCCGCTCTCCGCGCTGGCCGACCTGGTCAGCATCGGCGCGCTCTGCGCGTTCGTGCTGGTCTCGATCGCGGTGCCGATCCTGCGCCGGCGGCGGCCCGACCTGAACCGGCCGTTCAAGGTGCCGTTCTCGCCGGTGCTGCCGATCGTCTCCGCGCTGGCCTGCCTCTACCTGATGTTGAACCTGTCGGTGGAGACCTGGCTGCGGTTCCTGGCCTGGATGGTCCTCGGCGGCATCATCTACTTCGGCTACGGGCACCGCAAGAACCGCCTGGCCCGCCGCGAGCACTCCTCGGACACCCCCGAGCCCGCCCCCACCCCCTGAGGCGGGCCCCTGAAAGGAAGGGCCCCTTCTTAACACCCCGGTGTTAAGAAGGGGCCCTTCCTCTACCGGAGGCGTTAAAAGGGGGCCCTTCCTTCCTCAGGGGCGGGGCTGGGCGGACCCGGTGGGGCCCTTGAGCACCGGCTTGCCGTCGGTCCAGACGATCTCGTCCAGCCACACCTGCCGACCCGGGTCGGTGGTGCCCTCCTGCCCCGGCGGCCACGCGTGGTAGATCAGCCAGGTACGCCCGTCCTTCTCCACCATCGAGGCGTGCCCCGGCCCGGACGCCACGTCGTTGCTCTTCAGGATCGGGTTCTCCGGCGCCTTCACGCACGGCCCGGCCGGCCCCTCGCACACCGCGTAGCCCTCGGCGTAGGTGTCCCTGTCGTACGCGTTGGCGGCGAAGAACAGGAACAGCTTCCCGTCGTGCCGGTGCAGGAACGGCCCCTCGATCAGGGTGCCCTCCCACGGCTCGGTCTGCTTCAGCAGCTTCGCCGCCGGTCCGGTCAGCCGCAGCCCGTCCGGGGAGAGGCGTTGCGACCAGAGCCAGGTGTCCACCCCGATCGCGTTGCCGTCGTTCTTCCACAGCAGCCACAGGCTGCCGTCGGTGTCCCGGAACGGGCTGGCGTCGATCGAGCCGCCCAGGTCCGCCTGGCAGACCAGCGGCCCGGCGGAGTCGTCGACGTACGGGCCGAGCGGTGTGCTCGCCTTCGCCCGGCCCAGGCACTGCCGGCCGGAGGCGCGGTCGGCCACGGTGTAGTAGAGGACGAACCGGTCCGGGGCGAGCTGGATCACCTCGGGCGCCCAGGTCTTGCCCGCGTCCGCCCAGTCCGGCAACTCCGGCAGCGCGTCGCCGGCCGGGGTCCACTCGACCAGGTCGGGTGAGGTGAGCACCGGGACGTTACGCCCGCCGGCGTTGGTGTGGAACAGGTACCAGGTCTCGCCGACCCGGATCGCCTGCGGGTCGGGGGCGTCGCTGCGGACGACCGGGTTGGTGAACACGCGCGCGTCCTCCGGCGTACTCGATGGGGTGGGTCCGCTGTCGCAGCCGGCGACGAGCAGCGCGGCGGCCAGGGCCGCCGCGCCGCGTCGCCGGAGTCGCCGGCCGGTCATCCCTTCAGGCCGCTGCGGGAGACGCCCTGGATGACGTGCCGTTGCGCCAGCACGAACAGGATCAGCACGGGCACGCTGGCCAGCATCGCGCCGGCCATGATGACCGGGTAGTCGGTCACGTACGCGCCCTGGAGCAGGCCCAGGCCCGCCGGCAGGGTCAGCCGCTCCGGGCTGAACAGCACGTACACCGGCCAGAGGAAGTCGTTCCAGTTGGTGAGGAACGACAGCACCGCCAGCGTGGCCAGCGCCGGCTTCGACAGCGGCAGCAGCACCTGGCGGAAGATCTGCCACTGGTTCGCCCCGTCCAGCACCGCGGCCTCCTCCAGCTCGGCCGGGATGGAGAGGAAGAACTGGCGCAGGAAGAAGACCCCGAACGCGCTGGCCGCGCCGGGCACGATCACCACGGTCAGCGTGTCGATCCAGCTCAGCCGCTCGGCGATGATGAAGTTCGGGATGATCAGCGAGGTCGGCGGCAGGAACAGGGTGCCGACGATCAGCGCGAACAGCACCCTGCGGCCCCGGAACCGCATCCGGGCCAGGGCGTACGCGGCCATCGACGCGGTGACCAGCACCAGCAGCGTGTGCAGGGTGGCCGCCAACATGCTGTTGAGGAACCACCGCAGCACCGGGTTGGCCGCGTTGTTCAGGATCTGGTCGTAGCCGTAGGTGGAGAACGGGTTCGGCAGCCAGCCCGGCGGGACCTGCTGCGCGTCGTCGTAGGTCTTCACCGAGGTCAGCAGCATCCAGACCAGGGGAGTCACGAAGATCGCGGTGATCAGGAGCAGGACGGCGTAGCGCAGCGCCGGACGCAACTTCGACATGGCGGTCCCCTCAGTCTTCCCGGTAGCGGAACAGCCGGAAGTTGACGATGCTCACCACCGCCAGCATCAGCGCGAAGAACACGCTCATCGCGGCGGCCCGACCGGCGTCGTAGTCGCGCAGCCCCTCGTCGACGATCCGCCAGACCACGGTCCGGGTCTGTTCGCCCGGCGCGCCCTGGGTGATCAGGAAGGCCTGCCCGAAGACGTTCGCCGAGGCGAGGATCGTGGTGGTGAAGACGAAGAGCAGGACCGGGCGCAGGCCGGGGATCGTGACGTGGCGGAAGCGGTCCCAGCCACCGGCCCCGTCGACCTTCGCCGCCTCGTACAGCTCGGCCGGGATGTCCTGGAGACCGGCCAGGTAGATCACCGCGTTGAAGCCGCAGGTCCACCACACGGTCACGCCGACCAGCGAGACCCAGGCCCACGGCACGTCGGTGACCCACGGCGTGTCCGACGGGAGCCCGACCAGGCCGAGCAGCCTGTTGACCAGGCCCAGGTTGGCGTCGAGCAGGAACCGCCAGAGCAGGCCGATCACCGCCACGCCGAGCACGTACGGGGCGAAGAACGCGGCCCGGAAGAACGTGCGGCCGGGGAACGAGCGGTTGAGCAGCAGCGCCAGCCCCAGCGGGACGACCACCAGCAGCGGCACCGAGAAGAGGGTGAAGATCCCGGTCGCCCGGACGCTGGACCACCAGTCCCCGTAGATGGCCGAGTCGCTGGAGAACAGGTCCTGGTAGTTGTCCAGCCCGATGAACGGCCGGTTGGGCAGCTGAAGATCCCACTGGTGCAGGCTGATCCAGACCCCGAACAGGATCGGCGCCAGGCCGAAGACGCCGAACAGGACCAGGTACGGCGCGAGGAAGAGGTACGGCGTGGCCCGGTTGCCGCGTTCCGTCGCGCCCCGGCGGCGGGTGC
Coding sequences within it:
- a CDS encoding amino acid permease gives rise to the protein MSVLRTKPIQDVLAQGDADGSDGKPGLRRRLGSFDLMGFGIGIVIGTGIFTLTGIEAKNSAGPGVVISFGIAGVVALLAALCYAELAASVPTAGSAYTYAYATMGEIVAWIIGWDLLLEFALGAAVVARGWSGYLADLVGLPSAWFAEEGSIVNLGAIAIVLVLGAIGIVGIRESARVTNLLVLVKVAICAFIIIAGLFFVKAANLSPFVPSSEPAGAGEDGIRQPVTQAIFGMEPSVFGFAGVLTAAAVVFFAYTGFEAVANLGEETRKPKRDLPLGLLGTLLISTVLYIGVSLVVVGMVKYTEIDEGAPIASAFKAAGAGWAAVLVSIAAIAGLTSVILVDLVAMGRIGFAIARDGLIPPSIAKVHPRWGTPYRISAIMTVGVALLAGFLPLSALADLVSIGALCAFVLVSIAVPILRRRRPDLNRPFKVPFSPVLPIVSALACLYLMLNLSVETWLRFLAWMVLGGIIYFGYGHRKNRLARREHSSDTPEPAPTP
- a CDS encoding carbohydrate ABC transporter permease, which codes for MADVIEVGAARDGAPPPAGRTRRRGATERGNRATPYLFLAPYLVLFGVFGLAPILFGVWISLHQWDLQLPNRPFIGLDNYQDLFSSDSAIYGDWWSSVRATGIFTLFSVPLLVVVPLGLALLLNRSFPGRTFFRAAFFAPYVLGVAVIGLLWRFLLDANLGLVNRLLGLVGLPSDTPWVTDVPWAWVSLVGVTVWWTCGFNAVIYLAGLQDIPAELYEAAKVDGAGGWDRFRHVTIPGLRPVLLFVFTTTILASANVFGQAFLITQGAPGEQTRTVVWRIVDEGLRDYDAGRAAAMSVFFALMLAVVSIVNFRLFRYRED
- a CDS encoding glycoside hydrolase family 10 protein, which codes for MKATRLGAAALAAALLGALVAGSPAQAAPAPTSTDTTSTDCVTNPATPKRQFRAMWIASVTNIDWPSKDSWTAPDQVAKQKAEYLAWLDLAQKLNHNAVVVQVRPTADAFWPSPYEPWSEYLTGVRGQDPGWDPLAFLVAESHKRNLEFHAWFNPYRVSMPAPGGAGADLSKLAPNSPARQHPDWVFAYPPAGVAGSRLYYNPGIPEVREFVQTAMMDAVTRYDVDGVHFDDYFYPYPSGTWQVPDDATFAQYNRGFTDKADWRRDNINLLMQEMNAKIKAAKPWVKFGASPFGIWRNASADPNGSDTTGSQSYDIISADTRKWIKEEWIDYVVPQLYWYIGQYPAADYARLVPWWAEQVRGTRVQLYIGQADYKSGEPAYGSFWMNPQELSNHLTLNRSYPEVLGNVHFSAVQVRANRLGATDIYAAEHYSRPALVPTMTHLPHKPLLFPVVTRAQREADGVRLSWRQPADGRGPLGTATSYAIYRFDGLGLAGRCDFADASHLVGTVRATDGATQSWVDTTAAAGTRYTYYVTALDRLANESPASLPRFVR
- a CDS encoding carbohydrate ABC transporter permease; the encoded protein is MSKLRPALRYAVLLLITAIFVTPLVWMLLTSVKTYDDAQQVPPGWLPNPFSTYGYDQILNNAANPVLRWFLNSMLAATLHTLLVLVTASMAAYALARMRFRGRRVLFALIVGTLFLPPTSLIIPNFIIAERLSWIDTLTVVIVPGAASAFGVFFLRQFFLSIPAELEEAAVLDGANQWQIFRQVLLPLSKPALATLAVLSFLTNWNDFLWPVYVLFSPERLTLPAGLGLLQGAYVTDYPVIMAGAMLASVPVLILFVLAQRHVIQGVSRSGLKG
- a CDS encoding glycoside hydrolase family 43 protein produces the protein MTGRRLRRRGAAALAAALLVAGCDSGPTPSSTPEDARVFTNPVVRSDAPDPQAIRVGETWYLFHTNAGGRNVPVLTSPDLVEWTPAGDALPELPDWADAGKTWAPEVIQLAPDRFVLYYTVADRASGRQCLGRAKASTPLGPYVDDSAGPLVCQADLGGSIDASPFRDTDGSLWLLWKNDGNAIGVDTWLWSQRLSPDGLRLTGPAAKLLKQTEPWEGTLIEGPFLHRHDGKLFLFFAANAYDRDTYAEGYAVCEGPAGPCVKAPENPILKSNDVASGPGHASMVEKDGRTWLIYHAWPPGQEGTTDPGRQVWLDEIVWTDGKPVLKGPTGSAQPRP